One window of the Shewanella maritima genome contains the following:
- a CDS encoding HU family DNA-binding protein, whose protein sequence is MNKSELIAKMAESADLTKAEAGRALKSFEEAVTEAMKNGEKISIVGFGSFETTERAARTGRNPQSGKEIQIPAATVPKFKAGKALKDSVN, encoded by the coding sequence ATGAACAAAAGTGAATTAATTGCCAAGATGGCTGAAAGCGCTGACTTAACAAAAGCAGAAGCAGGCCGTGCACTAAAATCTTTCGAAGAAGCAGTAACTGAAGCGATGAAAAACGGTGAGAAAATCTCAATCGTTGGCTTTGGTTCTTTTGAAACCACTGAGCGTGCAGCACGTACAGGTCGCAACCCACAATCGGGTAAAGAAATCCAAATCCCAGCGGCAACTGTACCTAAGTTCAAAGCGGGTAAAGCATTAAAAGATAGCGTTAACTAA
- a CDS encoding cysteine-rich CWC family protein has protein sequence MTELSNNSNVCPLCHGNNQCAMALGQESSQCWCMSSSPNKPSHLQPQLLPIGRLVERYLIDNPNSSLPDKQCVCAACCIKLAEQYPELVSSLTEVAGGQHVSLFKPSSTK, from the coding sequence ATGACTGAGCTATCCAATAACAGTAATGTCTGCCCTTTATGCCATGGCAATAATCAGTGTGCGATGGCTTTAGGGCAAGAGTCCAGTCAGTGCTGGTGTATGTCTTCTTCGCCTAACAAACCATCCCACTTACAACCTCAGCTATTACCAATTGGTAGGCTCGTGGAGCGCTATCTTATCGATAATCCAAATAGTAGTTTGCCCGACAAGCAATGTGTGTGTGCTGCCTGTTGTATTAAGCTCGCCGAGCAATATCCGGAGTTAGTTAGCTCGTTAACCGAAGTGGCAGGCGGGCAACACGTCAGCTTGTTTAAACCATCATCCACAAAATAA
- a CDS encoding prephenate dehydrogenase has protein sequence MPYTKVIQQIRENLQTAYRQSIDCDNRLDELHKAGHGKFVAIFDKEQGFNEQSNRFLPYVKELATEFETFQGNTHIAPETLESFVKRLGLLLQTMNAFKLSSK, from the coding sequence ATGCCATACACCAAAGTTATCCAGCAGATCAGAGAGAACCTGCAAACCGCTTACCGTCAATCCATTGATTGCGACAACCGCCTCGATGAATTACACAAAGCAGGTCACGGCAAATTTGTGGCAATTTTCGATAAAGAACAAGGCTTTAACGAGCAAAGCAACCGCTTCTTGCCATACGTAAAAGAACTTGCAACCGAGTTTGAAACCTTTCAAGGCAATACCCATATTGCCCCTGAAACCCTAGAAAGCTTTGTAAAGCGCCTTGGGCTGCTACTGCAAACCATGAATGCCTTTAAACTAAGCTCAAAATAA
- a CDS encoding GNAT family N-acetyltransferase: MNIELIEDNHNAVFSELISGLKRHRTEHMGPEEPLPLGLTIKDTQDKVIGGIGGRTIYRNWLIEVLWIDDSLRGQGYGRKLIEQAEELAKQRGCVVAQLDTLEFQAADFYQKMGFEVVGTVPAFEGSPARYFMLKHF; the protein is encoded by the coding sequence ATGAACATCGAACTAATAGAAGACAACCACAATGCCGTATTTTCTGAACTCATTAGCGGTTTAAAACGTCACAGAACAGAGCACATGGGACCAGAGGAGCCACTACCACTAGGGTTAACAATCAAGGATACACAAGACAAGGTTATCGGCGGCATAGGCGGGCGCACTATCTACCGGAACTGGCTAATCGAAGTTTTATGGATAGATGATAGCCTGCGCGGCCAAGGCTATGGACGTAAACTAATTGAGCAGGCAGAAGAGTTAGCTAAGCAGCGCGGCTGCGTGGTAGCCCAACTTGATACCCTTGAGTTTCAAGCCGCTGACTTTTATCAAAAAATGGGATTCGAGGTTGTCGGCACTGTGCCCGCATTTGAAGGTAGTCCCGCCCGTTACTTTATGTTGAAGCACTTTTAA
- a CDS encoding GGDEF domain-containing protein, with product MSGIDLVHELNKVFNRQAITALYQPIFNITTHQLHGYEALSRGPEHSPLFSPVPLFKTAEHQGRLSELETLCRTISINAFRQRQLDGKLFINISPKALLDPNHPKGMTLQLVKQLGISPQNVVIELSEQHPADDIDLLKSCLNHYRNQGFLTAIDDLGAGYSGLRLWSELAPDYVKIDRHFIQEIDTNPVKQEFVRSIVDLCQSLTCKVIAEGIETPQELTVIKQLGVTYCQGYYLGRPQVQPKRQLEIEHRPLPSSGLNHRYCETAESLCMNAITAAPETQLKILIQKFIEQPALQGIVIEQAQIPLGIVNRASLLELFSTPYGRALNENKAASSVMQKTLITIEATEPLSSVSQLLTSDAVNTVEQQFVITRDNKLLGIGLTKDLLQRITDERIKMARHANPLTNLPGNVPIQEELAKLKSQDIPFYLAYLDLSHFKPYNDIYGFSRGDEVIQLVANLLNKHQTEYCFIGHVGGDDFVMISTNQNVIEQCRAIIDSFESHKCSFYGEEHWQQQTMLAKDRQGNPHHHPLISLCIGVLPPAYTRHATEHQLSMLSAEAKKQAKAAIDGFILVSHSPLCVALNSDNNWQQKTA from the coding sequence ATGAGTGGTATTGATTTAGTTCACGAGCTAAACAAAGTATTTAACAGGCAAGCGATCACCGCGCTGTATCAGCCCATATTTAATATCACGACGCATCAACTTCACGGATACGAAGCATTGAGCCGCGGCCCTGAGCACAGCCCATTATTCTCGCCCGTACCGCTATTTAAAACCGCTGAACATCAGGGCAGGTTGAGCGAGCTAGAAACCTTATGCCGAACCATATCAATCAATGCGTTTCGGCAAAGACAGCTTGATGGCAAGCTGTTTATCAATATCTCGCCTAAAGCTTTGCTTGACCCCAACCACCCCAAAGGCATGACCTTACAACTGGTGAAACAACTGGGCATATCACCTCAAAACGTGGTTATTGAACTGTCGGAGCAACACCCAGCCGATGATATAGACTTACTTAAATCTTGCTTGAATCACTACCGAAATCAGGGGTTTCTCACTGCCATTGACGACCTAGGCGCTGGCTACTCAGGATTAAGATTGTGGTCTGAGCTGGCGCCAGACTACGTAAAAATTGACCGCCATTTCATTCAGGAAATCGACACCAATCCAGTCAAACAAGAGTTTGTGCGCTCAATTGTCGATTTATGCCAAAGCTTAACCTGCAAAGTCATTGCCGAAGGTATTGAAACACCTCAAGAACTAACCGTTATCAAGCAACTTGGGGTCACATACTGCCAAGGCTATTACCTTGGCCGCCCACAAGTGCAACCTAAGCGCCAACTTGAGATTGAACATAGACCGCTACCAAGTAGCGGTCTCAATCATCGTTATTGTGAAACGGCAGAAAGTCTATGTATGAATGCCATAACCGCTGCGCCGGAAACACAATTAAAAATCTTAATTCAAAAGTTTATAGAGCAGCCGGCACTGCAAGGTATTGTGATTGAGCAAGCGCAAATCCCGCTAGGGATAGTTAACCGCGCCAGCTTACTCGAGTTATTTAGCACGCCCTATGGCCGAGCGCTAAATGAAAACAAAGCCGCGAGCTCGGTCATGCAAAAGACCCTAATAACCATTGAAGCCACTGAGCCATTATCTAGCGTCAGTCAGCTGCTTACATCTGATGCCGTCAACACAGTTGAGCAGCAATTTGTGATAACCCGAGATAACAAACTTTTAGGAATAGGCTTAACCAAAGACTTGCTGCAGCGGATCACCGATGAGCGTATCAAGATGGCACGTCATGCGAACCCATTAACTAATCTGCCTGGCAATGTACCGATTCAAGAAGAGCTGGCCAAACTCAAGTCACAAGATATCCCGTTTTACCTAGCCTACTTGGACTTAAGCCACTTTAAACCTTACAACGACATTTATGGCTTTAGCCGCGGTGATGAAGTGATTCAATTGGTTGCCAACTTGCTCAATAAACACCAAACCGAGTACTGCTTTATTGGCCATGTTGGTGGCGATGACTTTGTGATGATTTCAACTAATCAAAACGTTATTGAGCAATGCCGCGCGATTATTGATTCATTTGAATCTCACAAGTGTAGCTTTTATGGTGAAGAACATTGGCAGCAGCAAACCATGCTTGCCAAAGACAGGCAGGGAAATCCACATCATCACCCATTGATTTCGCTATGTATTGGCGTACTGCCACCCGCTTACACTCGCCATGCCACCGAGCATCAACTGTCGATGTTAAGCGCTGAAGCTAAGAAACAAGCTAAAGCCGCTATCGATGGGTTCATACTGGTGTCGCATTCCCCTTTGTGTGTCGCGCTAAATTCAGATAACAACTGGCAACAAAAAACCGCTTAA
- a CDS encoding DUF3016 domain-containing protein, with protein MRFYTLILASVFLSTSVMADDTETQDPITEVGVVKIEWQNPKKFRDIKTSNERQSRFEARLFETLTKNLDKEVTKTLKPNQKLEMQVSNLDLAGDMRPTFGATTGDLRIIKDLYPPRMTFTYQVLEGDKVVVAGDEKLVDMTFMNNVRNRNHKPFQYETVMLKNWFNKTVAPQVN; from the coding sequence ATGAGATTTTATACCTTAATCCTTGCCAGTGTATTTTTAAGTACTTCAGTGATGGCTGATGATACTGAAACCCAAGATCCAATCACTGAAGTTGGTGTGGTTAAAATTGAATGGCAAAATCCGAAAAAGTTTAGAGATATAAAAACCTCTAACGAGAGACAATCACGCTTTGAAGCGCGTTTATTTGAAACTTTGACTAAAAATCTGGACAAAGAAGTCACTAAAACGCTTAAACCAAACCAAAAGCTTGAGATGCAAGTAAGTAACCTCGACCTTGCTGGTGATATGCGTCCAACATTTGGTGCAACAACGGGTGACTTACGCATTATCAAAGACTTATATCCGCCACGCATGACCTTTACCTACCAAGTTTTAGAAGGCGATAAAGTGGTTGTTGCAGGCGACGAAAAGTTGGTTGATATGACCTTTATGAACAATGTTCGCAACCGTAATCACAAGCCGTTTCAGTATGAGACCGTAATGCTAAAAAACTGGTTTAATAAAACGGTTGCACCGCAAGTTAACTAA
- the metF gene encoding methylenetetrahydrofolate reductase, translated as MAFHHAQHSHSLNQSLAELSDINVSFEFFPPSTPEMEELLWNSIRRLEPLNPKFVSVTYGANSGVRDRTHSVIERIQKETELVAAPHLTLVDASDEELVELAKHYWNSGIKDIVALRGDLPDGSPKPTRFANDLVRLLRSVADFDISVAAYPEVHPDAKNAQADLINLKKKIDAGANRAITQFFFDVESYLRFRDRCVAAGIDVEIVPGILPVTNFKQTKRFADMTNVAIPNWLHKQFEGLEDDPATRKLVGANVAIDMVKVLAREGVKDFHFYTLNRAELTYAICHTLGVRPK; from the coding sequence ATGGCTTTTCATCACGCGCAGCACTCTCACTCATTAAATCAGAGCTTAGCCGAACTAAGTGACATCAATGTATCATTTGAGTTCTTCCCTCCTTCAACCCCTGAGATGGAAGAGTTATTGTGGAATTCTATCCGTCGTCTAGAACCGCTGAATCCTAAGTTTGTGTCAGTAACCTATGGCGCTAACTCAGGCGTTCGCGACCGTACCCACAGCGTGATTGAGCGTATTCAAAAAGAAACTGAGCTGGTCGCGGCGCCGCACTTAACCTTAGTTGACGCCAGCGATGAAGAGCTAGTAGAGCTCGCTAAGCATTACTGGAATTCAGGCATTAAAGACATTGTTGCCCTTCGTGGTGACCTGCCAGATGGCAGCCCTAAACCAACGCGATTTGCTAATGATTTAGTGCGCCTGCTGCGCTCAGTGGCGGATTTTGATATCTCGGTGGCTGCTTACCCTGAGGTGCATCCTGATGCGAAAAATGCTCAGGCTGACTTGATCAATCTAAAGAAGAAAATTGATGCTGGCGCAAACCGCGCAATTACCCAGTTCTTTTTTGATGTAGAGTCTTACCTGCGTTTTCGCGACCGCTGTGTGGCGGCGGGCATTGATGTGGAAATCGTGCCAGGAATTTTGCCTGTGACTAATTTTAAGCAAACCAAACGCTTTGCCGACATGACAAACGTGGCGATCCCGAACTGGCTTCATAAACAGTTTGAGGGCTTAGAAGATGATCCCGCAACCCGAAAGCTAGTGGGCGCTAACGTGGCTATTGATATGGTGAAAGTGCTAGCCCGTGAAGGTGTGAAAGACTTCCATTTCTACACCCTTAACCGTGCAGAACTGACTTATGCCATTTGCCACACTTTGGGTGTGCGTCCAAAGTAA
- a CDS encoding PA3496 family putative envelope integrity protein has translation MANLTEHVPNDTELEEMAKPRNVKKAQALEHKRAVRRKLDDYLEDAQLRRDIEDDFM, from the coding sequence ATGGCGAATCTAACAGAGCACGTTCCTAACGACACTGAACTAGAGGAAATGGCAAAACCGCGTAATGTGAAAAAAGCCCAAGCACTTGAACATAAACGCGCAGTACGCAGAAAGCTTGATGACTATTTAGAAGATGCGCAGCTGCGCAGGGATATTGAAGATGACTTTATGTAA
- a CDS encoding SRPBCC family protein, with protein sequence MLKKLAIVLAAFIALPFIVALFVKTDYSVERSVVIDKSLPQVFSYVRLLKNQDNFSKWAQMDPAMEKTYRGIDGTPGFVSAWSSENPDVGVGEQEIIAIEEGKRIDYELRFISPFESVSPAYMTTEALGSSQTKVAWGFSGHMDYPMNLLFLFMDFETIIGNDLQIGLDNLKVVVEK encoded by the coding sequence ATGCTTAAGAAACTTGCTATTGTGCTTGCTGCGTTTATCGCATTGCCTTTCATTGTCGCCTTATTTGTCAAAACTGATTATTCTGTAGAACGTTCGGTTGTGATTGATAAGTCGCTGCCACAGGTGTTTAGTTATGTTCGTTTGCTTAAGAATCAGGACAATTTTAGTAAATGGGCACAAATGGACCCTGCAATGGAGAAAACCTATCGCGGCATAGATGGCACGCCTGGCTTTGTCTCTGCATGGTCCAGTGAAAACCCAGATGTGGGCGTTGGCGAGCAAGAAATCATTGCCATTGAAGAGGGCAAACGTATTGATTACGAGCTGCGTTTTATTAGCCCATTTGAGTCAGTGTCACCAGCTTATATGACAACTGAGGCACTAGGCAGTAGCCAAACAAAAGTTGCCTGGGGTTTTAGCGGTCATATGGACTACCCAATGAATCTGCTATTTTTGTTTATGGATTTTGAAACCATTATTGGCAACGACTTGCAGATTGGGCTCGATAACCTAAAAGTGGTTGTTGAAAAATAG
- a CDS encoding response regulator, giving the protein MHQLSPSELSILLLEPSETQRKIIINRLRKEGVSHIETAATLAEATASITKHKPDLIASALHFSDGEATELLRFIKQDPEFQDIQFMLVSSECRREQLEVFRQSGVVAILPKPFNADHLATALNSTIDLISNEELDLSHFDVHNLRVLVVDDSRMARNVIKRTITNLGIQLITEAEDGQEAINLMQASMFDLVITDYNMPSVDGLELTQYIRQQSQQSHVPILMVSSEANDAHLSNVSSAGVNALCDKPFEPKLVKQILYQLLED; this is encoded by the coding sequence ATGCATCAACTTTCGCCAAGCGAATTATCTATTTTGTTACTCGAGCCATCTGAGACTCAAAGAAAAATCATCATAAACCGTCTCAGAAAAGAAGGGGTTAGCCACATTGAAACGGCGGCAACCTTGGCAGAAGCTACCGCGAGTATCACTAAACACAAACCTGATTTAATTGCCAGTGCGCTGCACTTTAGTGACGGCGAGGCGACCGAGTTACTTAGATTTATTAAACAAGACCCAGAGTTTCAAGATATTCAGTTCATGTTGGTTTCAAGTGAATGCCGCCGCGAGCAACTTGAAGTATTTCGCCAATCAGGTGTTGTGGCGATTCTCCCCAAACCATTTAACGCGGATCACCTAGCAACAGCACTGAACTCGACCATTGATTTGATCTCCAATGAAGAGCTTGATCTGAGCCACTTTGACGTGCACAACCTACGTGTACTCGTGGTCGACGATAGTCGCATGGCGCGTAACGTAATTAAACGAACGATTACTAACTTGGGTATTCAGCTAATTACTGAAGCAGAAGACGGCCAAGAGGCAATCAACTTGATGCAAGCGTCGATGTTTGATTTGGTCATCACTGACTACAATATGCCAAGTGTCGATGGCTTGGAGCTGACACAATATATCCGCCAGCAGTCTCAGCAATCTCACGTACCCATTTTAATGGTGTCATCAGAAGCTAACGACGCTCACTTAAGTAATGTGTCTAGTGCTGGCGTGAACGCTTTATGCGACAAACCATTCGAACCTAAGCTGGTCAAACAAATCTTGTATCAGCTATTAGAAGACTAA
- a CDS encoding alanine/glycine:cation symporter family protein, with translation MDMVTEIVNTINGIVWGVPMLVMILGVGLFLSIGLKLMPIVKLGTGFKLLWQGRSSDDKGDVSPFNALMTSLSATIGTGNIAGVATAIALGGPGALFWMWCTALVGMATKFAEAVLAVKFRETDGNGNHIGGPMYYIKNGLSSKWTWLGTAFALFGAFAGFGIGNTVQTNSVADAMQSSFGVPTWVTGVTLMVLVGAVLMGGIKRIAVVAGKLVPLMALFYITAGLMVLVVFADKIPAAFGLIIESAFNPVAAQGGFAGAAVWAAIRFGVARGVFSNEAGLGSAPIAHAAAQTKEPVKQGLVAMLGTFIDTIIVCSITGLAIVVSGVWSSGENGAALTSMAFSQAMPIGQYIVAISLAVFAFTTILGWSFYSEKCVQYLFGDKALKPFRFIWTIVVPVGAVSSLEFIWLLADTLNAMMALPNLVALLLLSPVVFKLTREYFAKQQ, from the coding sequence ATGGATATGGTCACTGAAATAGTCAACACCATTAATGGCATTGTATGGGGCGTTCCCATGCTAGTCATGATTTTGGGTGTCGGGCTATTCTTATCGATTGGTTTGAAGTTGATGCCAATTGTGAAGTTAGGTACAGGTTTTAAGCTGCTGTGGCAGGGACGAAGCAGTGATGACAAAGGCGATGTAAGCCCGTTTAATGCGTTAATGACATCACTGTCGGCAACCATAGGTACAGGTAATATTGCTGGTGTTGCGACAGCGATTGCTTTAGGTGGTCCTGGTGCTTTATTTTGGATGTGGTGCACTGCGTTAGTGGGTATGGCGACCAAGTTTGCTGAGGCTGTGCTCGCGGTGAAGTTTCGTGAAACTGACGGCAATGGCAACCATATCGGTGGCCCTATGTACTATATCAAAAACGGTCTAAGCAGTAAGTGGACATGGTTGGGTACTGCATTTGCCTTATTTGGCGCTTTTGCCGGCTTTGGTATTGGTAATACGGTGCAAACCAATTCAGTTGCCGATGCGATGCAGTCAAGTTTTGGCGTACCGACCTGGGTAACGGGTGTTACCTTGATGGTACTTGTAGGCGCTGTGCTGATGGGCGGTATTAAGCGTATCGCTGTGGTCGCAGGTAAGTTGGTGCCATTGATGGCCTTGTTTTATATCACTGCTGGTTTAATGGTATTGGTGGTGTTTGCAGATAAGATCCCTGCAGCATTTGGATTGATTATTGAATCTGCATTTAACCCTGTGGCCGCGCAAGGTGGCTTCGCTGGTGCAGCAGTTTGGGCTGCAATTCGCTTTGGTGTGGCGCGCGGCGTGTTCTCAAACGAAGCCGGTCTTGGTAGTGCGCCAATTGCGCACGCAGCTGCGCAAACCAAAGAGCCTGTCAAGCAAGGCTTAGTGGCGATGTTAGGTACGTTTATCGACACCATTATTGTTTGTTCGATTACCGGTCTGGCGATTGTGGTTTCAGGTGTGTGGAGCTCTGGTGAAAATGGCGCAGCATTAACCTCAATGGCGTTCTCTCAAGCAATGCCAATCGGTCAGTATATTGTAGCAATTTCTCTAGCTGTATTCGCGTTTACTACCATTCTAGGTTGGAGCTTTTACAGTGAAAAATGCGTTCAGTACCTGTTTGGTGATAAAGCCCTGAAGCCATTTAGATTTATTTGGACTATTGTGGTGCCGGTGGGGGCTGTGAGTTCGTTGGAGTTTATCTGGTTATTGGCTGATACCTTGAATGCCATGATGGCACTACCTAACCTGGTTGCGCTGTTATTGTTAAGCCCAGTCGTGTTTAAGCTAACGCGCGAGTATTTTGCTAAGCAGCAATAA
- a CDS encoding TraB/GumN family protein, producing MLNRLLKAFSALVCVASLQVIAAPSDNPVFYQVNYQGEQAYLLGSVHVGKADFYPLNAKIEQAFADSDALVIEADVTKADVGSLLAKHGQITPSQKAKTDKILQGYCQPQMQLCQAISGFAPWLQASQIGLLRFAQLGFQAEQGVDLTLVARNGDKDLIELESVEFQFELISSFSEQTQYKMVEEAAYVEDVEMLALIAAWRKGDDKQLAKLMEDPQAVTNELLDKLLWQRNHTMAAKIKQLMIEHKGKQLFIVVGAGHLVGQQAIPGLLNTKGMQLKACHRNEC from the coding sequence ATGTTGAATCGGTTGCTTAAAGCATTTAGCGCACTGGTGTGTGTGGCATCATTACAAGTGATAGCAGCGCCATCGGATAACCCTGTGTTTTATCAAGTTAATTATCAAGGCGAGCAAGCCTATCTGCTTGGCTCGGTACATGTAGGTAAAGCGGACTTTTATCCGTTGAATGCAAAAATCGAGCAAGCATTTGCCGATTCAGATGCTTTAGTGATTGAAGCGGATGTGACTAAAGCCGATGTGGGGAGTTTGCTTGCTAAGCACGGCCAAATCACGCCATCGCAAAAAGCCAAAACCGATAAGATTTTGCAAGGTTACTGTCAGCCACAAATGCAACTTTGCCAGGCCATTTCGGGCTTTGCTCCCTGGTTACAAGCATCGCAAATTGGTTTACTTCGTTTTGCTCAGTTAGGTTTTCAAGCTGAGCAAGGTGTTGATTTAACACTCGTTGCCCGTAACGGTGATAAAGATTTAATTGAGCTTGAAAGTGTAGAGTTTCAGTTTGAGCTTATCTCAAGCTTTAGCGAACAGACCCAATACAAGATGGTGGAAGAGGCTGCTTATGTTGAAGATGTTGAAATGTTGGCGTTAATCGCAGCCTGGCGTAAAGGTGATGATAAGCAACTAGCTAAACTGATGGAAGATCCTCAGGCTGTAACCAATGAGCTATTGGACAAGCTACTTTGGCAACGCAATCACACTATGGCTGCTAAAATTAAACAGCTAATGATTGAGCATAAAGGCAAGCAGTTATTTATTGTTGTGGGTGCTGGTCACTTGGTTGGGCAGCAAGCTATTCCAGGTTTACTGAATACTAAAGGTATGCAGCTTAAAGCTTGTCATCGTAATGAGTGTTAA
- a CDS encoding DUF4240 domain-containing protein has translation MTEAQFWALVTRTHATQSSDECGAALKQQLLALDSDSLKAFDKMFGQLLRKSYTWDLWGAAYVVTGCDSEHAFTEFQCFLISLGEQAFNDIVANPDNLADIADWPKVDDYAYPFVEDYDLMAGQVYEDRTGEELPFVPSGSHTPAGKKFNNKPKFLRKAYPKLSNLFPF, from the coding sequence ATGACAGAAGCGCAATTTTGGGCTCTCGTGACACGTACGCATGCGACGCAATCTTCTGATGAGTGCGGTGCTGCACTTAAACAACAACTGTTAGCACTCGATAGCGATAGCTTAAAGGCGTTTGACAAAATGTTTGGCCAATTGCTACGTAAAAGCTACACCTGGGATTTATGGGGCGCGGCCTACGTGGTGACGGGTTGTGACTCTGAGCATGCCTTTACTGAGTTTCAATGCTTTTTAATTTCGCTAGGTGAGCAGGCGTTTAACGATATTGTGGCTAATCCTGACAACCTTGCTGATATTGCAGACTGGCCTAAGGTTGATGATTACGCTTACCCCTTTGTTGAAGATTACGATTTGATGGCGGGGCAGGTGTACGAGGACAGAACCGGAGAGGAGTTACCTTTTGTGCCGTCTGGCAGCCACACTCCTGCGGGCAAAAAGTTTAATAATAAGCCAAAGTTTCTACGCAAGGCTTACCCTAAATTGAGTAACCTATTTCCTTTTTAG
- a CDS encoding TorF family putative porin, translated as MKKSLIQAVALSSGLLLTASASAEVTGNVGAVSEYLWRGVAQSNGAAVQGGVDYAHDSGFYLGTWASNVDFGDGTSYELDIYAGFGGNITEDLSWDINYLYYGYPDAPGSIDFGEVTVGFAWKGFDASYSHTIHGGDDIAADPLDSKDMMYAQANYSHALTEKLTLGLHYGYSKGDVITSWYGTDSYSEYNVSLSTATDFGDISFMVSKTDLDDDDARLVVGYSYGFNML; from the coding sequence ATGAAAAAATCACTAATTCAAGCTGTTGCGCTATCTTCAGGACTGTTACTTACTGCAAGTGCTAGTGCAGAAGTAACGGGTAATGTTGGTGCAGTATCTGAATACTTATGGCGTGGTGTTGCGCAATCAAATGGTGCAGCAGTGCAAGGTGGCGTCGACTATGCTCACGACTCAGGTTTTTATCTAGGTACCTGGGCGTCAAATGTTGATTTTGGCGATGGTACTAGCTACGAGTTAGATATTTATGCTGGCTTCGGTGGCAATATTACTGAAGATTTATCTTGGGATATTAACTATCTGTATTATGGCTATCCAGATGCGCCAGGCAGCATCGACTTTGGTGAAGTCACTGTCGGTTTCGCTTGGAAAGGCTTTGATGCGTCTTACTCGCATACCATTCATGGTGGTGACGACATCGCCGCAGACCCACTTGATTCGAAAGACATGATGTACGCGCAAGCTAACTACAGCCATGCATTAACTGAAAAGTTAACCCTAGGCCTGCACTATGGTTACTCAAAAGGTGATGTGATCACTAGCTGGTATGGCACTGATAGCTACTCTGAATACAATGTTTCGTTATCAACTGCCACAGATTTTGGTGACATCAGCTTTATGGTGTCAAAAACTGATTTAGACGATGATGACGCTCGCTTAGTTGTTGGTTACTCATACGGCTTCAATATGCTGTAA